The following are encoded together in the Lathyrus oleraceus cultivar Zhongwan6 chromosome 3, CAAS_Psat_ZW6_1.0, whole genome shotgun sequence genome:
- the LOC127132662 gene encoding indole-3-acetic acid-induced protein ARG2, with product MARFFSFADVKVVSTIILDGFSNTLTRRGYAAATERATRGGVGSIGNKMGPTKLGEEKMVSVYKVSWVPDPVTGYYKPENIKDTDVADLSAKLLRKNLKN from the exons ATGGCTCGCTTTTTCTCTTTCGCTGACGTTAAGGTTGTCTCTACTATCATCCTTGACGGTTTTTCCAACACTCTTACAAG ACGAGGTTACGCTGCGGCAACGGAGAGAGCAACGAGGGGAGGAGTTGGGTCTATTGGAAACAAGATGGGACCCACAAAGTTAGGAGAAGAGAAAATGGTTTCGGTTTATAAGGTTTCATGGGTTCCAGATCCTGTCACTGGTTACTATAAGCCTGAGAACATTAAGGATACTGATGTCGCTGATTTAAGCGCTAAGCTGCTTCGGAAAAATCTTAAGAACTAA